A part of Chanos chanos chromosome 9, fChaCha1.1, whole genome shotgun sequence genomic DNA contains:
- the LOC115820983 gene encoding circadian-associated transcriptional repressor — protein MQSTGSTSSQPVFDSLSSGDSFLASDTEDSDVFLSEGEVAPGNSSGRSSRGAYSLDGAGVASPGSQWACDGFNDPNNDSERSEVTGHRTSSMSTSVSSSSGAWSGTESERGRERAGETEGDLLFARKCSELQGFVRPLLELLNGLKKGRFDKGLSSFQQSVAMDRIQRIVGVLQKPHIGERYLPTLLQVEMMLKLWFPQVCPTAPTVSVPPPLSTPNSHSSKNSQTTTPVHKHRDQRHIPVKKRRLSWSDTDSSSAPSPPPVLCKRFQVKGEVQPCHRLRKEEGEGSSSAPPPRGPNSQPDEEEGERSGCEVKSWSEPNLTWVHVAPIFSPPKSCPSHENYLLLAVTPPTSRDSPVTQDSFISSTTPSAEPTGCQSQPVTTETPKPSHGPPPITSKPSSRAELEQSTQSPLQT, from the exons ATGCAGTCGACAGGAAGTACTTCCTCCCAGCCCGTGTTTGATTCGCTGAGCTCTGGTGACAGCTTCCTGGCCAGCGACACAGAGGACTCCGACGTTTTCCTGTCGGAGGGCGAGGTTGCCCCGGGCAACAGCTCGGGTCGGTCCAGCCGGGGCGCGTACAGTCTAGACGGTGCCGGGGTCGCGAGCCCAGGGTCACAGTGGGCTTGCGACGGGTTTAACGACCCTAACAATGATTCcgagaggtcagaggtcacggGCCATCGCACGAGTTCCATGTCGACGTCAGTTTCGTCCTCGTCGGGCGCGTGGAGCGGGACAGAGAGTGaacgaggcagagagagagcaggggagacagagggggatCTGCTGTTTGCAAGAAAG tGTTCTGAGTTACAAGGTTTTGTGAGACCACTGCTAGAGCTGCTGAACGGACTGAAAAAAGGACGGTTTGACAAag gtctgaGCAGTTTCCAGCAGAGTGTTGCCATGGACAGAATACAAAGGATTGTGGGAGTTCTGCAAAAACCTCATATCGG ggagaGGTATTTACCCACTCTGTTACAGGTTGAGATGATGTTGAAACTGTGGTTCCCTCAGGTGTGTCCGACAgcccccactgtctctgtcccccccccacTGTCCACCCCCAACTCTCACAGCAGCAAGAACAGTCAGACCACCACGCccgtacacaaacacagagaccagagacaCATTCCCGTCAAG aagCGGAGACTTAGTTGGTCTGATACAGACTCTTCATCTGCTCCTTCGCCTCCTCCTGTCCTGTGCAAGCGCTTCCAGGTCAAAGGCGAAGTGCAGCCGTGTCATAGGCTGAGAAAGGAGGAAGGGGAGGGCTCCTCAAGTGCTCCTCCCCCCCGGGGTCCAAACAGTCAGCCAGATGAGGAGGAGGGCGAGAGGTCGGGTTGTGAGGTCAAGTCCTGGTCCGAGCCCAACCTCACATGGGTCCACGTTGCCCCCATTTTCTCCCCCCCAAAATCCTGCCCCTCTCACGAGAATTACCTTCTCCTCGCGGTTACGCCCCCCACCAGCAGGGACAGTCCAGTCACGCAAGACAGCTTCATCTCCTCCACCACGCCCTCCGCCGAGCCAACCGGGTGCCAAAGCCAGCCTGTTACCACGGAGACGCCCAAGCCGTCGCACGGGCCTCCACCAATCACGTCGAAGCCTTCGAGTAGGGCGGAGCTTGAGCAGAGCACACAAAGCCCTTTACAAACTTAA
- the ca14 gene encoding carbonic anhydrase 14 has translation MDSMWSFSLRLLLFWLWTSCLDAGYVGQSQWSEFFPDCGGSYQSPIDVDKAQAQYDPSLIPVQTLGYDQHGNAPFILSNNGHTVNMALPGWMGVAGLPWQFSAAQLHLHWGNGAGEGRGSEHTIDGRSAAAELHVVHYNSELYTNLSEAMTQKNGLAVLGVLIEIGEETNQAYANIINYLHRIKHAGQSVAIPAFDVRTLLPADLGLYYLYNGSLTTPPCYQSVLWTLFTQTVKISLAQLLKLETVMYSTKADVSEPTLLQDNYRTTQPLHNRTVLSSFPHVSVKVYTAGEVSAIVMGSLCGCVGLAVIIRFIVKTIRSTSSWDVLHNVRPTPQSRTNDLAKESKQDMDLRTTSDPGKKEESPPQAEP, from the exons ATGGACTCTATGTGGAGTTTTTCTTTGCGGTTACTCCTGTTTTGGCTTTGGACCAGCTGCCTGGATGCGG gttatgTTGGCCAGTCCCAGTGGTCAGAGTTTTTCCCAGACTGCGGAGGCTCTTACCAGTCACCCATAGATGTGGATAAGGCCCAAGCTCAGTATGACCCTTCACTGATCCCAGTTCAGACACTGGGATATGACCAGCACGGGAATGCACCGTTCATCCTCTCCAACAATGGACACACGg tgaacaTGGCTTTGCCAGGCTGGATGGGCGTGGctgggttgccatggcaattCAGTGCCGCCCAGCTGCACCTACACTGGGGAAATGGAGCAGGTGAAGGCAGGGGCAGTGAACACACCATAGACGGGCGGAGCGCTGccgcagag ctgcaTGTGGTCCACTATAACTCAGAGCTCTACACGAACCTGTCAGAAGCTATGACCCAGAAGAACGGCCTTGCGGTCCTGGGCGTCCTTATAGAG ataggAGAAGAAACTAACCAGGCCTATGCCAACATCATCAATTACCTGCATCGCATCAAACATgctg GTCAGTCTGTGGCCATTCCGGCCTTTGACGTGCGCACGCTGCTCCCTGCGGATCTGGGCCTGTATTACCTCTACAACGGTTCTCTGACCACTCCCCCCTGCTACCAGAGTGTCCTCTGGACCCTCTTCACACAGACCGTCAAAATCTCCCTCGCACAG TTGCTGAAGTTGGAGACGGTGATGTACTCCACTAAAGCAGACGTTAGTGAACCCACTCTGCTCCAGGACAACTACCGCACGACCCAACCGCTTCACAACCGCACAGTGCTCTCCTCGTTCCCACACg TGTCTGTGAAAGTTTACACAGCAG gaGAGGTCTCTGCTATAGTAATGGGttctttgtgtgggtgtgtgggtttggCTGTGATCATTCGCTTCATCGTAAAGACCATACG CTCTACGTCCAGCTGGGACGTCCTCCACAACGTCCGCCCCACCCCCCAGTCCAG AACTAATGACTTGGCAAAAGAATCCAAGCAGGACATGGATTTAAGGACGACCTCTGACccaggaaagaaagaggagtcCCCACCTCAGGCTGAACCTTAA